From one Triticum urartu cultivar G1812 chromosome 3, Tu2.1, whole genome shotgun sequence genomic stretch:
- the LOC125544601 gene encoding MACPF domain-containing protein CAD1: MSLAGSALEAALQAVGRGLDAAGDHRLLYCKGAGRLVALDEARARDLPIGGGVLCGVPPDVEVEAYRGNPERSRPPPPGAAPDEPFVCSFDKMAEHFNRKASLLETVPLGSFNSLFSFTGSWKNDAAATKALAVDGYSVPLYRVKITSDELVLQESVKRAIPYTWDPPALASFIENYGTHIITSVMVGGKDEVYIKQHSSSQLSEMEFRNYVREIGNERFSDVENKSNAPPINYSEKDMTVIFRRRGGCDLVQNSVEWIKTVSSAPDVIGMTFLPIVSLVDDIPGKKHIARAIDLYLTYKPPIEELQYFLDFQVPLVWAPVPLGIAGQNRKEPVCPSLQFSLMGPKLFVSTEQVSVGRRPITGLRLCLEGTKQNRLAIHLQHLGSLPKIFLPHWDSHITIGPPKWQGPEEQDSRWFEPIKWKNFAHVSTAPIEYTETNITDLSGVYIVTGAQLGVWDFGAKSVLHLKLLFSRVPGCTIRRSVWDHSPSSAMHRTDEASSSSSDNAKLVKIVDMTETLKGPQDAPGHWLVTGAKLGVEKGRIIVRAKYSLLNY; the protein is encoded by the exons ATGAGCCTCGCCGGCTCCGCCCTGGAGGCGGCCCTGCAGGCGGTGGGGCGCGGCCTCgacgccgccggcgaccaccgcctgCTCTACTGCAAGGGCGCCGGGAGGCTCGTGGCGCTCGACGAGGCCCGCGCGCGGGACCTGCCCATCGGCGGCGGCGTCCTCTGCGGCGTGCCCCCCGACGTCGAGGTAGAGGCCTACCGCGGCAACCCCGAGCGCAGCCGCCCGCCCCCTCCTGGTGCCGCCCCCGACGAGCCCTTCGTCTGCAGCTTCGACAAG ATGGCGGAGCATTTCAACAGGAAGGCGAGCTTGCTGGAAACAGTCCCGCTGGGTTCCTTCAACTCGCTCTTCAGCTTTACTGGTTCTTGGAAGAATGATGCGGCCGCGACAAAGGCCCTTGCAGTTGATGGCTATTCTGTTCCGCTATATAGAGTTAAAATAACTAGTGATGAACTGGTTCTACAAGAGAGTGTAAAGCGCGCAATTCCATATACTTGGGATCCACCAGCATTGGCTAG CTTTATTGAGAATTACGGCACACACATTATTACTTCTGTAATGGTTGGTGGTAAGGATGAAGTATACATAAAGCAGCATTCCTCATCCCAATTGTCTGAAATGGAGTTCAGAAATTATGTCAGAGAAATTGGGAACGAGAGGTTCTCAGATGTGGAGAACAAGTCAAATGCACCCCCCATCAATTATAGCGAAAAG GACATGACAGTAATCTTCAGAAGGAGGGGAGGTTGCGATCTTGTTCAGAATTCTGTTGAGTGGATAAAAACTGTTTCGTCAGCACCAGATGTCATAGGCATGACATTTCTCCCTATTGTTTCACTCGTCGATGATATACCTGGGAAGAAGCACATTGCTCGTGCCATTGATCTATACTTGACAT ACAAACCTCCAATTGAAGAGTTACAATACTTCTTAGATTTCCAAGTTCCACTAGTTTGGGCTCCAGTACCACTGGGTATTGCTGGACAAAATAGAAAAGAGCCTGTGTGCCCGTCACTTCAGTTCAGCTTGATGGGACCAAAGCTATTTGTTAGCACAGAACAG GTATCTGTTGGGCGTCGACCAATCACTGGCCTGAGGCTGTGCTTGGAAGGAACAAAACAGAACCGTCTGGCTATTCATTTGCAGCACCTTGGCTCGTTACCAAAGATATTTCTACCTCACTGGGACTCGCATATCACGATCGGGCCACCAAAATGGCAAGGGCCTGAAGAGCAGGATAGCCGATGGTTCGAACCAATCAAGTGGAAGAATTTTGCTCATGTCAGCACTGCGCCCATAGAGTACACCGAAACAAATATCACGGATCTGTCTGGCGTTTATATTGTCACGGGAGCACAGTTAGGAGTGTGGGATTTTGGTGCAAAGAGCGTGCTCCACCTTAAACTTTTGTTCTCCAGAGTTCCTGGGTGCACAATCAGGAGATCAGTGTGGGACCACAGTCCAAGTTCTGCGATGCATAGAACAGATGAAGCTTCATCGTCCTCAAGCGACAATGCTAAACTTGTGAAGATTGTCGACATGACAGAGACATTGAAGGGTCCGCAAGACGCACCTGGCCACTGGCTGGTGACAGGAGCAAAATTAGGCGTGGAGAAGGGCAGGATTATTGTGCGTGCAAAATACTCCTTATTGAACTATTGA